Genomic window (Candidatus Obscuribacterales bacterium):
CACAATCCCCCGCAATTGTTCCGTGAGCTGAGCACTTTCGTCTTCAGGATCATTCACAAAGAAGCGCTGCTGGAGATCTTGCAGCCGATCTTGCAGCTCGCTAGCACGCTCTTCTAGGGTAGGGAGTTGATCCTCAATGAAGTTAAGCCCTTCACCAATGCGAGTTTTCCGTTCTTGCAAACTATATTGTAGATACTTGGCCGAGGTTGCATCCAGTACCGTCTGCACCAAATCAGGATCATTGCCGAGGAAGGTTACTTCAATGATCTTGGTTTGGGGCGATCGCTCCACCAAGAGGTCATTCTGGAGCTGGATATAGGCAAACTCTGGAAACGTCTCGCTCACCTGCTCATAGATGGGCCACAGCATCGCCGGGCTTTTCAAAATTTCAAGCTGGGTGGGGTAGTCAATTTCTTGGGCCCGGTTAATTCCACCACCATTCCGCGTTAAGGCCGATGGATCGACTAATCGAGCTTCCGCCGTCACTGGCTCCACCAACAGCCGAAACCCTGCTTGGTAGGTGGGAACCGAGGAGGTACTTTTAACAAACGCAGCCCCCCCTAACAAAAGAGTTGTTCCGACCACAATCCAGAGATTGCGCTTGAGCATCCGAATGTAGGGGCCAAGCTTCAACCCGCCCTGGGGAGCGTCAGTATTTAGATCGTCGTAACCCGCTGGGGACTGCTGCATAATGGGCTATTAAAATTGCAAGGTCAACACGAGATAAACATGAAGGTGGTGGTCGATCACTGCTAGCAGTTGAAGTCATCACGGGCGATCGCTACCCTAGGCTACATATGAATGCTAGCAATTTACAGTTTGACCTTCCAACCTGTCCCTCAATTCTTCAAATAAGAAGCATTCAACCTCTCATCGGTTAAGACTAGAAATCACCCTATCCACCATTGATCATGATGGATTGCACCCTACTTGTCTCACATCGCACCCTGAGTTTGAACAATACCTAAACAAGGCCTCAACAAAAATCTACCCTACCCCTGATCCCTAAGCTGATCATCAACCATACTTATAATCCAACATCTGGAAAGGGTTCACCTGGATCTGGATTATCTGGATCATCCGGATCGAACGGATCATCATCGTCGTCGTCATCATCATCGTCATCGTCGTTATTCTGATCATTATTGTCATTAGTATCGAGACGATCGCGCACATCTAAAACGCCATCAAGCAAACCAAATACGTTGCGAATCGGGGCTGTTACAAACTCGATGCCATCAAAAATTCCAGCCAAGGTCGAGCGCCGCACTACCACAATGTCGTTATTGCGTAGGGAGGGATTGGTCTCTTCATTGACCGGATCAGAGAAGTCAATAGACACCCGCCGCCGCTCAACGCTTCCATCCAAATTAACGCGGATGAGGTCTACCCGCCCGGCGCGGTTGCTCACCCGTCCACCAGCCGCCAGCAAAGCTTGGTTGAGAGATGAATTGGGAGGCAACTCTATGGCTCCGGGGGTTTCGACTTCTCCAACCACATAGGTATTGATCAACAATGGTGAGAAATTGGCTGTGGCAATTTCCCCAAGTTCTTCTTGATTGATATCAGACACCCGAGGTACTAAAACGGTGTCTCCATCCCGCAGGGTAATGTCTTGGGGTAGGCTACCCGTCTGCAAAAACTCCCAGAGGTTCACTTCAATGGTGCTTTCCTCACCGGGCAAGGTTTGCCCTCGGCGAATTTCAATATTGCGGATATTGGCAAGCTGGGTGATACCGCCAGCCTGCTGAATGGCATTGATGGCGGTGGCCCACTGGCTGATGCCATCACCCAAGTCTGTTGTCGCACCGGCATCTGGGCTAATGGTGTAGGAGCCTGGTCGGGTCACTTCTCCCACCACACTGATCCGCAGAGGACGCGGTTGCACGAGGGAGACAACAATCAGCGGCTCACGAATGAAGGGGGAATATAGTTGCTCTAGGTAGGCACCAGCGCTAGAGATGGTTTGTCCTTCTAAGTAAACCGACCCCACCCAGGGCAAGTTAATGGAGCCGTCTACGCCGATGATATATTGCTCGTCGCTAAATTCCGGGACATCGAAAATATTGAGAGTGATCGTATCGCCGGTGCCCAAAATATAGGGAAAGGAGGAAGAGCGCGGTAGAGGGAAGCTCCGATCGTCTGTTCTGACAAAGGGAAAGCGCGGGTCAACGGCCGGGGATGGAGACACCGGCGATACCTGAGAAGGGGTTGCTTGAACCGGCTGAGTTGGGAACGGGGCCGTCTCGATGGGCACCCGTTGGGACGCGTCTGGTTCAGACGGACTAGGGGTGATCAAGGGCAGGCGATCGCTACTTTGGGCGGTGGATGTTGCTTGGGCTAAGCGATCGCTTACGTGATCACCCTCTGATGGAGGAGTGTTGGATAGATCTGCCTCAGCAAGGTCGAGATCAGAACGATGAAGCTCAGACAACGTGACTCGATCAGACATTGTCACGTTAGACAGTACTAGATCAGACGGTGGCATCTCAGGCAGCACTTGATCCGGGGATGTGTCTAGGGCTGTATCCCTCTTTAACCCATCTGGCTCCAGCTCAGGCAAGCGATCGCTACCCTGGGCCACACCGGCTGTTGCCATCAGGAGGGATGCAGTCAAACACACCGACAGTCCCATCAAAACCAACATTCCTTGATTGAGCGTCTGGGTAAGCCATGGGACTCCAGAGGCTGCTTTGTGGATCGTGACCATAGTCCCTAAACAATAAGGTTTAAATGCAAGCTTAGTGGTGAATGGGTGTGAACAGTATTTTACATAGACCACTATCGATCGTCGGCGAATTGCCCCTATCTTTACTAACGTTTTATATAGCAATTATGTTTCTAAAATAATCTCCCCCTGTGATTCGCCCAAGAGAATCGAAGGTTAACCGCACTGCATAAGCCTAGGCTCAACTCAGTCATAGCACTAGCCACGCCATCGCGATCGCACCTACCGTAACCTTTCCAAGGGGGTACTGTCACCTAGGGGCCATCCTTGAATTCCCCTAGAAAACCTCAACACCATGAATTGCACTGGATGGAGCGATCGCACCTCCGTAGATTCAACAGCGCCTGACCAACTTCAGTCTATGCTTGAGCAGTTCGAGGATAGCCTGGGTACTATGAAACTGATTTGCACCCCAAATCTGGCAGTTTCTAACCACTCGGTGTTACGTTGAACCTGGCATGAGCCTTGCATCTACCATCCTGCTTCCCAAGTGTCATCCCCCATCATGGGGAGAACCCTGCCCACGAGAGCTTACATTTGCTCCCACGCCAGTTTGCAGGACGTGGGAAATACGGACAATCTGTTGATAGACCATCCCTTCCATCAGATTGCACACCTAGCTCTGCATCCCTTAAATATCGATAGTATCTGTCGATAGTGTCTGCTGAATTGTCTACTGAGTTCATGAACTATGCTCGTGATGTCGATGGCGATCGCCTATCTTATCAATCAATATCCTAAGGTTAGCCATAGTTTTATTCGCCGCGAAATTCAGGGAGTTGAAGCCTGCGGTATCAGCGTATACAGGTTTTCAGTCCGATCGCGCAGCGACGAGCTAGTTGATGAAACAGATAAAGCTGAACTCCAAAAAACTGAGGTGATTCTTCAGGTAGGGCTGGTCGGCTTGATGCTGGCCATGGGCAAGGTGGCCCTATCTCGACCCACGAAGTGGTTAAGCGCCCTGCGGCTAGCAGTGCAGGTGGGCTGGAACTCTGAGCGAGGTCTGCTGCTGCACATCATCTATTTGGCGGAAGCCTGCGTGCTGCTGGGCAAATTGGCGCGTACCCCGGTCACCCATGTTCATTCCCATTTCGGCACCAATTCCACCACCGTTGCCATGCTCTGCCATGCCCTAGGTGGGCCACCCTATAGTTTTACCGTCCATGGCCCTGAGGAGTTTGACAAGGTAAAGGCGATCGCCCTCCCAGAAAAAATTCGCCGGGCTGCTTTTGTGGTAGCCATCAGCTCCTACGGCCGTAGTCAGCTCTATCGCTGGTGTTCGGCAGAAGACTGGGCAAAAATTCACATTATTCATTGTGGCGTAGACGATTACTTCTTGAACCCAGCCACCACGCCTATTCCCGCCGCTCCCAATCTTGTCTGCGTGGCGCGGCTGAGCGAACAAAAAGGGCACCTGCTGCTGCTAGAAGCTGTCCACCGTCTGGCTCAAGCCGGGCAAGAGTTTCACCTCACGCTTGTGGGAGACGGGGAGCTGCGATCGCAACTTGAAGCCAAGATCCAGGATTACCAGCTCCAGTCCCACATCACCATTACGGGATGGGCCAGCAGCGCCGAGGTACAGCACCATATTTTGAACAGCCGCGCCTTCATTTTGCCGAGCTTTGCCGAAGGGCTACCCGTCGTGATCATGGAGGCCCTCGCCCTCCACCGCCCAGTACTCAGCACCTACGTGGCCGGCATTCCTGAGCTAATTGAGCCCGGCGTCTGCGGCTGGCTGATTCCACCTGGCTCCGTGGATGCCCTCACGGACACCTTAAACACTGTCTTACACACATCCCCCGAAGACCTCACCCGCCTAGGCGACGCTGGTGCCCAACGCGTCCAAGTGCAGCACAATGCCCATACGGAAGCCCATAAGCTCACCCAGCTTTTCGCCAAACCCAAGTAGCATCCCCAAGGCGATCGCTCCCCCTCAAGCTTCGGCTACTCCTGGGCAACACCCGTCCTTCCAGCCACCATCATTCACCCTTTTTTCCTAACTACTATGCCCTCCCTCAAATCCCTAGCCCTCAAAGGTGCCATTTGGACCTTCGCCGCCTATGGCTTCAGCCAAGGCATTCGGCTAGCTAGCAACCTAATTCTCACCCGTTTGCTGCTCCCCGAATTCTTTGGCTTAATGGCGCTGGTCTACACCTTCATCGGCGGACTCACCCTCTTCTCAGATATTGGGATTGGCCCCAGTGTCATCCAAAACCGACGCGGTAACGAACCCGACTTCCTCAACACCGCCTGGACAGCCCAAATCATTCGGGGTGTGGGTCTATGGCTATGCTGTTTGATCATCGCTTGGCCCGTGGCAGCGCTCTATGAAGAACCTCGCCTGCTCTGGTTAGTTCCGGTGATTGGCTTCACCATGGTCCTAGGCGGTCTAGAATCCATGGCCAACTACACTCTCAGCCGAGAGGTCGCCATGGGGAAACTGGCGCTCTTTGAAATTAGTACTCAGTTAATCGGTACTGCCGTCACGGTAATTTGGGCATGGTTTGATCCCACCGTTTGGGCTTTAGCCGGTGGATCGCTGGTGGCTTGGAGTCTGCGATTAATCATTAGCCACACCCTCCTACCCCAAGTCACACCCAGTCGTCTGAAGTGGGATAAAGACGCCATCAAAGAGATTATTTCCTTTGGCAAATGGATTTTTCTATCCACCGCCATGATGTTCCTCTCCACCCAGTCTGACCGTCTCCTGCTAGGTAAATTCCTCTCATTAGAGTTTCTAGGCATCTACAGCATTGCCTTTACCCTTGGCGACCTACCCCGGCAAATTAACCAAAAGGTTTACACCAAAGTGTTGTTTCCGGTGATGTCTAAAATTTCCGACACCCCCCGTTCAGAACTGCGCCAGAAAATTATGAGGTCTCGCCAGGCAGCCCTAGCAGGGCTGATGCTGGTGGTGGTCATCCTAGCGAGCGGCGGCGATATCATTATCGACTTTTTGTATAACGAAAACTTCGAAAGTGCCGGCTGGATTTTGTCTATCGTGGCGCTGGGGCTATGGCCCAACCTGATGGCCGATACCCTCAATCCCTGTCTCTTTGCCGTAGGTCAACCCCGCTATAACGCCTATGGGAACTTTTTTAGCTTCTTAGTCATCGTCGTGGGTATCCCTGGATCCATCATGATCTTGCCGGAAGAGATAGCTCCCTTCGGTGCAGTGCTGGCCGTAGCCTTAAGCGAACTGCCCTTTTATATTGCGATCGCCCTGGGGCTATACCGAGAAAAACTCTCCTGTCTGAGGCAAGATGCTATCTTCACCGGGCTTCTGGTCGTCCTCCTAGGAAGTGTATTAGCAGTGCGCACTTTCTTAGGACTAGGTCTACCCTGGGATAGCGTATTTGCCTAAGTCTAAGTCCGGCTGATCAGCCTCTCATCCACAGCACAGCACCTTCAAGCCCAATCATGAACCCTTTAGCCGTAGTTAGTCTGGTTGAGACCTAACCTAGATCGAATGGGCAAACGTTTGCCCATTTCCAGTCAGGGTTTCTGGATGTCCTCACCCAGGACTTAGGGCTATACTTCGTGGTTATACATCGTGGACAGTTGCATCTATATAGGCGGATAGCTTCCATAAGCTGGATGGATAACGCCTGGAAAGCTCTACGCAGACCAGTCCCTGTTTAGCTATCCTAAAACGAACGATGACTCAGATCAGGTCCTTTGTGAAGAGCACCCCATCCGAGGTCATCAACTGGATCAGCACTATCCTGCTGCCCATGGTCACCAAGACCATCGCCCACTCAGATCTTTATCCTTAAACCAGTGTTATGAAGGTTACTTTTGTTCTGCCCCCCGTTGACATGACTGGAGGAATTCGGGTGGCGTCCATTTATGCTGATCTGCTGCAACAGCGTGGCCATAAGGTCACCGTCGTTTCCACACCTGCCCCCCGCCCCCGATTGCGGCAGCAGATTCGTTCTGTGTTGACCGGCAAGGGATGGATACCGACCGCCAAGAAAATGTCCCATTTCGATGATCTTGATGTACCTCACCAGGTCATTGAGCGATCGCGCCCCATTGTTGCCGCCGATGTGCCCGAGGCCGACGTGATCATCGCCACTTGGTGGGAAACAGCCGAGTGGGTAGCGGCGATGCCCGAGGCCAAAGGCACCAAAGTTTACTTCCTGCAGCACTACGAAATCCATGACTATTTGCCCGTGGAACGGGTGAAAGCAACCTGGGCCCTACCCATGCATAAGATCACCATTGCCCAATGGCTTGTAGACGTTGCTCAAAAAGACTATGGCGATCCAGAGGTTTCCCTCGTCCCCAATGCGGTGGATGGTCAGCAGTTTTATGCCCAACCTCGGGGCAAGCAAGCCGTTCCCACCGTGGGCATGATGTTTTCTCGGGCAACTTGGAAAGGCTGTGATTTTGCCTATGAAGGCGTTCAGCGAGCGCGACGGGTGATCCCTAATCTTAAATTTTTGGTGTTCAGCATGTTTCAACCCAGCGATGCCATGCTGGCCGGCTGCACCTTTTTCCATAAACCCAGCCAAGCAGAGCTGAGAACCATTTACGCAAGCTGTGATGCTTGGTTGTTTACCAGCAAGATTGAAGGGTTTGGCCTGCCGATTTTGGAAGCCATGGCCTGCCGAACACCGGTGATTGGCACAGCGGCGGGCGCTGCTCCCGAACTCTTGCAGCAGGGTACTGGAGAATTAATTCCGTTTGATGACCCTCAGGCCCTAGCCGATGCGATCGTAGCGATCGCTCAAATGCCAGATACCCAGTGGCGAGCTATGTCTGAGCGGGCCCATGAGCGGGCGATCCAATATACCTGGCAGGATGCGGTGGTGAACTTTGAGGCAAGTCTCGAACGGGCGATCGCCCGCCAGCAAGCGGGCCTGCTCCAACCTCTCACCCCACCTCCCCTATCAACACCCCTATCAATGCTCTCGAATGCCCCCAAGTCTTCGCCCTAAGCGACCCCTGCCGGCCTTGGAAATTCATACTATGATCGAGGCAATGACGTAAATTTTTGTAAATCCCTTGACATCAGCTTTTGAATCTGTAAAAAGCACCGTAGCATCACCGCCTTGGTATGCCCTGCAGCCCATTTGGCAAGGAGGGGAAGAGGTGGTTCAGCAAGGCTTGCCCCATAATCAACTGGCCCCAACCTGGCAAATTCTCATGCTCGGGGATGGCTCCCCCACCCGCCACCTTCAACTGCTCACCGGCGAACGGACGGACGTCGATGTGATTGATATGTCGCTGATCGGCTGCGATCGCGACCAAGCTCCTAACGTGATTGACGTGATTCCGGGCCCCCGCCTGCGCCGCCAAGTGTGGCTACGCACCGCTTCTGGACAACGGCTTGCCTATGCCACCTCCTGGTGGGAAGCCAGCCATGTTGATGAGTATTTACAAAATCGATCGCTGCCTATTTGGGCTAGCCTCGCCCGCCTACGCACCGAACTCTACCGGGATGTTCAAGGCATTTACTGCGGCTATTCCGACGTTCTAGAACAAGAATTTCAGCAAGCAGGCCCCTTCTGGGGACGACACTATCTGTTTTGGCATCACGGACAACCCCTCACCCTGATCTATGAGGTGTTTTCTCCCTACCTCACACGGTATTTAGGCCCCATGCAGCGATCGCTACCATAGGTTATCAGCTCCCCCTAGATGCCCCTCAAACCACGGACGAGAATTGCAACAATAGTGCATAATCGGGATATCTAGGGTGTTTCTTGCAGCAATTATCCCTTCAGTACTAAGCCAAGGGGGATATATCCACTCCTGGTTCAATCAGAATCATCTAGGGACTTTTTGGCATCTTCTATGAATCATCGCTAACCATGGCAGTGGCCACCATGTCATCGGCCTGGTTTAGTGTGCCCGGCTCAGTATGCCTGTATGATTCAAGAGTATAAGATGTAACCGAGGCATCGGTAGCAACATCTTGATGATCACAAAACGGTTCGGATCTACCTCTCATTTACTTGTATAGATGAAATAGTTCTCCCTGTGAACTCTCCCTGTGAACAAGGACGCCGTTACTCAGTATTTTGGTTTTCAAGTGAGCCATCTTGCACGGTATTGCGCTTTGCATCCCTGCCATCATCCCAGCTATGACGTCGTAACTGTCTTGGGCTAGTCTTAACCTGACAAGCCGCCCATGGATCATGAACTTCATCTCTCCATGAAGCCCCTAAGATGTTCTGATGACAGGCGATCGCTGCCACCCCCCAATCACTTGGGTATCCTGTGCGGTATAGATTCATCCTCCCATGACGCTGATTAATCCTCCTCCTAACCTAAGCGCTAGCACAAACCGGCAACCTCTCCACATCTCAACCCCTGCTTCATCCCACAAGTCATCTCTGCGCTTTATCAAGCCTGTTAGCCTACGCACTAAGCTCCTGATTGGCTTCAGCATGGTGTTTAGCATCGTATTTGCTGGAACCTTCTACTGGTTTTACCAATTCACAACCGAAAAAACCCTCAGTCGCCTTCAGGCTGATATGGAAGCCACGCTAAACGGCGCAGCCCAAGGTGTTGATGTTGAAGAATTAATGGCGTTGTATACCGAAGGGCAGCCCAATGCTGAAGGCTTTTCGGATGACCCACGCTACCACAATCAACTGAAATGGTTTGAAACGGTTCAGAGCATTGAACCCAGAGCTTGGCTTTATTCCTACGTCATTCGCCGTGAAGGGGAAACCCATTGGACTGGGCTCAATTCCGATAATCCTCAGCGCCTAGAAATGGTGTTTTTAGTAGATCTATGGGCCATTCGAGATCCTGAGAAAGCGGCCCATTTTCTAGCCGTTGAAAACCCGGGTACCCCTCGCTGGGCCATTTTAGATGAGCGGATTAGACGGGAAGATGAGATTTATACCGATGATTGGGGTGCTTGGATCTCAGCCTATGCCCCTCTACGAGATGCCAATGGCGATGTCGTTGCAGGTCTGGGGTTAGACATTGAAGCCGATTATGTATTTCAGGTACAGCAAGCTATTCGCAACCGGGTACTGGTGTCCTTTGGCATTACCTATGGCGTTTTGTTTATCCTGATCTATACGTTGTCAGGTATCTTAACGCGCAACTTAGTTGAGTTCACCGAATCAGCAGAGAAAATTGGAGCTGGGGACTACGGTGTGCAACTATCGCGATCGCACCTGCACACCTTTCCAGATGAAATGGATCGCTTGGCTCAGGTTTTGCAAAGCATGGTAGAAAGCATTCGCACCCGCGAGCAAATGATCATCAAAAGTAAACGGATCGAAGATGAAATCCGCCATGCTTTGAAAGCAGAAAAAGAGACGAATGAACTCAAGTCCCGCTTTGTGTCTATGGTGTCCCATGAACTGCGCACCCCCCTCACTATCATCCGTACCTCTACAGAATTGCTAGAGAAATATGGGCATCAAGTTACAGAGGAAAAAAAGGAGGAGTATTACCATCGCATTCGGTCAGCCATCAGCACCATGACACAGTTATTAGAAGACGTGCTAACCCTAGGCAAAGCCGAGGCTGGGCGGCTTGAGTTTAACCCTATGATGGTCAATCTCAATTACTTTTGTCGCGAAATTGTTGAAGAAATGCGTATGGGGTTGGGCATTAATCATACGATTGAATTTGAATGTTTATTAGGCTGTGAGCAAGCTTTTCTAGACCCAGCTTTGATGCGATCGATCCTGACAAACTTACTGTCCAATGCTATCAAATATTCTCGCTCCCACAGCACCGTAAAACTGCGGCTCCACTGTCAAAATGGTGTTGCTCTGATCGAAATTCAAGATGAAGGTATTGGCATCCCTAAAGAAGATCAACCTCGATTATTCGAGCTTTTTCACCGCGCCAGCAATGTCAGCACCATCCGCGGCACCGGCTTAGGGCTAGCCATTCTCAAACAATGTGTTGCTCATCACCAAGGGCAAGTGCGTTTTAAGAGCCAAGAAGGCATTGGAACCACCTTCACTATCCAATTACCTATCACACCCCCTTCAACACTCCCTGATGCCTAAATAACCCCAAGCTCAGCTTCAGGTTAGAAGCTTAGGGATGAACGGATCCGTCAGGCAAGATAGCTTGGTAGAGATTGGCAGTGTTTAGTGTCTCGATGTCAAGAATCGCCCCTTCTAAATTGGCGTAGCTGAGATCGGCACCTCTCAGGGATGCATCGGTGAGATCGGCATCCTGTAGGCAGGCTTCGCGTAAATTAGCGCGGTTGAGATTGGCCTTGCTCAAATTGGTTCGAACTAAGCTGGCTTGCATCAAATTGGTTTCACTCAAGTCAGCACGACAAAGATTACTCCCATCCAGGATGGTCTGGGCTAAGTTGCTCCCCATCAATCCAATATCCGCAAGGTAAGCATTGCGAAGAATCACTCCTTCTAAGTTGGGCGATCGCAGGTGCAGGTGACCATTGACCAGTTTGGCGGTGCTGAAGGTCTTGCGTCCGGAGCCATAAATTTTAAGTAGTTTTTGGGCCTTCTGTTGAGCGATCGCTTCAGCAGACCCTGTTATTGGCAAACGAGTCATAGGGTGCAACATGTGATATTAGTTACACCCCAATACTCAGATCCTACGGGGAGAGATCAGGAATGGATAGGTTTAATTCCTGGTGGATTCTTTAAAGCTTTCGTAATTCCTGACCGAGGATTCAGCCCCTTGGTGAGGGACGTCGGTTAGGTTCTCCGCGATCGCTTTCTCTAGGTCGATGCTCATCCCTGCTGTGGGGTTGGGGGCAGGAGAGGGAGGATCACTGGGATGAGTTAACACCTGCTGGACTAACACTTGATACACCAAGGTTTGGTCTAGTTCAACCTGCTTATTTACTTGAAGTGGAGTTGGAGTGCTGTCTAAGGTTTTGGAATCGGGCGACGTTAGCTTTTCTGGAGAGGCAAGAACTTTCTTATTAGGTAGATCAATACTATCCAGGGGGTGACCCTCTAGGGTGACCTGCTGCTGTGCCCAAATGTCAAAAATGCGATCGCGGCCATCCGTGGGCACGATATAGCGATACATCCAACTGCGGCTGCGGTCTCGCCGTCGTGCTCGACGTTGGCGATGGAGCTTGATACCAATCAAGCCCAGCAAGGCTTGAATGATTTGCATGGGGCTCATGTGGTCAAAAATGGTGATACGGAACAGGGTTTTCAGGTCATGCTTCCACTGCAGCGATCGCGCCACAATAGCCTGAACTACAGCATGATTGGCGTGGATATCTTCCCCCTCCTGCAGCAGGTCTAACAGGCCCAAGATCTTGAGAGCCTCAACGCGCTCAGCATAGGTGCGGATATCTTGGGGGCAGATGGTTCCCTGGCCACGGGTCAGGTGATCACGCCAATGTTGGCGATCGCGCGATCGCACCTGATGACTCCCACGGGTGAGGTAATAGTGGAGCCGCAGTTGCTGATACCAGCCCTGTTGGTGGAGAAGGTATAAATCCGGCGTTACCTCAACGCCATAGCGCTGCTGCAGGCGATGTTTTTCTTCCTGTTGGCGTTCTTCGGGTGTTTTGTGGCGCTGGTCTTGTATGCGCTGGTAGAGGTCGTCGGTAATATCTGCTGCGTTGACAACTCCGTTGGCCTCATCCTGGCAGGAGCGATCGCGAATGTTAGTTTGCTGTTTGTTGATATCGCTTAAGCGTTTCTTGTCCTGGGATGCTGGGGTCACAACCGTTACGGTATGCCCTTCTTGCACTAGGGTTGCTTCTAGGACATCTCGCAGCTTTGTTAGAGATGTATTAGCACGGGCAGCAAACTTAGCCCATGTACGCAACGTTACCGGATCGTAGGTGTAATCAAGGTCAAAATCGACGTCTTTGAGCAATCGTAAGTTGGCTTGCTGGGTGCGAACGGTGGAGGCTACGACGGCTTGGTAGTCTGTGGAGCCGTTGCCAATGCGATTCACCCCAAATGGGCGTACCCACACATGGCGGGGTATCGGTTGTCGAACTCTCGCTAGGGCTTGCCTAATTTCGCTATCGGGAATCGTGCCTTGGAAGATACCAAAGACCGCTACAAAGTAATCGGACACGTTAAAACTAATGCCGGAACCGATGCTGGGCGAGGCAATGACGATGTCATACTGCTGCATCAACGTGATTAAGTTTGCCATGCATCCATAGGCAGGATGGCTAGGATCGGTCACAGTATGGCTGTCAATGCGGAGAATGCGCTTATGGGGAAAAAGCTGCTTGAGGCGCGCTTCAACGTTCACGGTGCCCCACTTAGAGCGAGGTTTCTGGGCATCCATGCAGATAAATACGGGCCCTCGCTGCACCGCCTGTTCTAGGTCAACCCATAGGGCTGCTGGATCCGGTGTTTTATAAAACGTGATTGGCCATGCCTGCGTTGGCTTCCAGGTGTTGACGACAATCCAAGGCTGAACTGGAGATGAATTGGGTTCGCCGTGGCGATCGCTGCCATAGGCGGTGAGGAGCTCAATACTCAGGTCGGATAGATCCGCATCTTGGGCAATGACGAGTCCACCCGTTGATAGCACCAACTGTAGGAGCGCTTTGAAGGTTTCTAAAATCACCACCCGCTCTTGTTGGCAGGTGGTGCTATTGAGAACATGCCAGATAATTTGTTCACATTCATCCAGCACCACGATCGCGCCTTTCCAATCAGATACCGTAAACTGCGCTTGGCTACGGCTATGCAGGGAGTCAATACAGAGACCAAAGCCAAGTAAGTCAGATGTTTTAGACTGATGGAGTTCGCTAATATAATCCAGCCCTAGAAGCTGGCAAATGGCCCGAGCTAGCTGGATACGATGACTAATGACCAGAGTTTTACGGCCGGTCTGGGTGGCTTGGCGGATGATGCCTTCTAAGAGGGAGGTTTTTCCAGTACCTTTGGGAGATTTGATACAGACTAGCCCAGAGTCGGGCAATGTAACATCTAGATAGCGCTGATGAACGGTTTTTTGAACAGGGCAGGTTAG
Coding sequences:
- a CDS encoding SLBB domain-containing protein gives rise to the protein MVTIHKAASGVPWLTQTLNQGMLVLMGLSVCLTASLLMATAGVAQGSDRLPELEPDGLKRDTALDTSPDQVLPEMPPSDLVLSNVTMSDRVTLSELHRSDLDLAEADLSNTPPSEGDHVSDRLAQATSTAQSSDRLPLITPSPSEPDASQRVPIETAPFPTQPVQATPSQVSPVSPSPAVDPRFPFVRTDDRSFPLPRSSSFPYILGTGDTITLNIFDVPEFSDEQYIIGVDGSINLPWVGSVYLEGQTISSAGAYLEQLYSPFIREPLIVVSLVQPRPLRISVVGEVTRPGSYTISPDAGATTDLGDGISQWATAINAIQQAGGITQLANIRNIEIRRGQTLPGEESTIEVNLWEFLQTGSLPQDITLRDGDTVLVPRVSDINQEELGEIATANFSPLLINTYVVGEVETPGAIELPPNSSLNQALLAAGGRVSNRAGRVDLIRVNLDGSVERRRVSIDFSDPVNEETNPSLRNNDIVVVRRSTLAGIFDGIEFVTAPIRNVFGLLDGVLDVRDRLDTNDNNDQNNDDDDDDDDDDDDPFDPDDPDNPDPGEPFPDVGL
- a CDS encoding oligosaccharide flippase family protein is translated as MPSLKSLALKGAIWTFAAYGFSQGIRLASNLILTRLLLPEFFGLMALVYTFIGGLTLFSDIGIGPSVIQNRRGNEPDFLNTAWTAQIIRGVGLWLCCLIIAWPVAALYEEPRLLWLVPVIGFTMVLGGLESMANYTLSREVAMGKLALFEISTQLIGTAVTVIWAWFDPTVWALAGGSLVAWSLRLIISHTLLPQVTPSRLKWDKDAIKEIISFGKWIFLSTAMMFLSTQSDRLLLGKFLSLEFLGIYSIAFTLGDLPRQINQKVYTKVLFPVMSKISDTPRSELRQKIMRSRQAALAGLMLVVVILASGGDIIIDFLYNENFESAGWILSIVALGLWPNLMADTLNPCLFAVGQPRYNAYGNFFSFLVIVVGIPGSIMILPEEIAPFGAVLAVALSELPFYIAIALGLYREKLSCLRQDAIFTGLLVVLLGSVLAVRTFLGLGLPWDSVFA
- a CDS encoding glycosyltransferase family 4 protein codes for the protein MKVTFVLPPVDMTGGIRVASIYADLLQQRGHKVTVVSTPAPRPRLRQQIRSVLTGKGWIPTAKKMSHFDDLDVPHQVIERSRPIVAADVPEADVIIATWWETAEWVAAMPEAKGTKVYFLQHYEIHDYLPVERVKATWALPMHKITIAQWLVDVAQKDYGDPEVSLVPNAVDGQQFYAQPRGKQAVPTVGMMFSRATWKGCDFAYEGVQRARRVIPNLKFLVFSMFQPSDAMLAGCTFFHKPSQAELRTIYASCDAWLFTSKIEGFGLPILEAMACRTPVIGTAAGAAPELLQQGTGELIPFDDPQALADAIVAIAQMPDTQWRAMSERAHERAIQYTWQDAVVNFEASLERAIARQQAGLLQPLTPPPLSTPLSMLSNAPKSSP
- a CDS encoding chorismate lyase; its protein translation is MTSAFESVKSTVASPPWYALQPIWQGGEEVVQQGLPHNQLAPTWQILMLGDGSPTRHLQLLTGERTDVDVIDMSLIGCDRDQAPNVIDVIPGPRLRRQVWLRTASGQRLAYATSWWEASHVDEYLQNRSLPIWASLARLRTELYRDVQGIYCGYSDVLEQEFQQAGPFWGRHYLFWHHGQPLTLIYEVFSPYLTRYLGPMQRSLP
- a CDS encoding glycosyltransferase, producing MLVMSMAIAYLINQYPKVSHSFIRREIQGVEACGISVYRFSVRSRSDELVDETDKAELQKTEVILQVGLVGLMLAMGKVALSRPTKWLSALRLAVQVGWNSERGLLLHIIYLAEACVLLGKLARTPVTHVHSHFGTNSTTVAMLCHALGGPPYSFTVHGPEEFDKVKAIALPEKIRRAAFVVAISSYGRSQLYRWCSAEDWAKIHIIHCGVDDYFLNPATTPIPAAPNLVCVARLSEQKGHLLLLEAVHRLAQAGQEFHLTLVGDGELRSQLEAKIQDYQLQSHITITGWASSAEVQHHILNSRAFILPSFAEGLPVVIMEALALHRPVLSTYVAGIPELIEPGVCGWLIPPGSVDALTDTLNTVLHTSPEDLTRLGDAGAQRVQVQHNAHTEAHKLTQLFAKPK